From Deinococcus aerophilus, a single genomic window includes:
- a CDS encoding SPOR domain-containing protein: protein MSKPASSPRRWPDLLIAVLVVVLLGGFAALLLQQNRLATASPPAVPTAPGTTGDTSPAADTTATAPLPDAATPDTTASEPAAADTTAPDTASVPAAPTITPAAPSTAQTPDSAAPAPSATSGGETASDVTLAPAPAPDTAGTTEAPVITATPVVPEAAATDTPAADTTSTDATAADGQTPASDTTTAAPAPRSGGAVATSESRVPLRSDYRISLGTFGSEGTALSRTAPVSSLGYTVYPIDVGEQVVAQIGPFADEATARQALSDVQRAYPGALLYPPRNRPASSTPAPTATPAPATSTPSTPVPAAAAPAPNGPVYLQVGAFDRVESAQKLVEQLRDLGYVPTVNAPEGRKVTVAVGPYTGDALTRTENRLDANNLDHFRVR from the coding sequence ATGAGCAAACCGGCCTCTTCTCCCCGCCGCTGGCCCGACCTGCTGATTGCGGTATTGGTGGTGGTTCTGCTCGGCGGCTTTGCGGCCCTGCTGCTGCAACAAAACCGCTTGGCCACGGCCAGCCCGCCTGCCGTGCCCACGGCCCCCGGCACGACCGGAGACACCTCCCCGGCTGCGGACACCACCGCGACCGCCCCGCTGCCAGATGCGGCAACCCCGGACACCACGGCCTCCGAACCGGCGGCTGCCGACACCACCGCTCCTGACACCGCCAGTGTTCCGGCAGCTCCCACGATCACCCCCGCCGCGCCCAGCACGGCCCAGACGCCGGACAGCGCGGCTCCCGCGCCGAGCGCCACGTCCGGTGGCGAGACGGCCAGCGACGTCACGCTGGCTCCCGCACCGGCGCCAGACACCGCCGGAACCACGGAAGCTCCCGTGATCACCGCCACGCCGGTGGTCCCCGAGGCGGCTGCGACGGATACCCCCGCCGCCGACACGACCAGCACCGACGCGACGGCTGCCGACGGTCAGACTCCGGCCAGCGATACCACCACCGCCGCGCCTGCTCCCCGCAGCGGCGGCGCCGTGGCCACCAGCGAAAGCCGGGTCCCGCTGCGCAGCGATTACCGCATCAGCCTGGGCACCTTCGGCAGCGAGGGCACTGCCCTCAGCCGCACGGCTCCGGTCAGCTCGCTGGGATACACGGTCTATCCCATTGACGTGGGTGAACAGGTGGTGGCGCAGATTGGCCCCTTCGCCGACGAGGCCACCGCCCGGCAGGCGCTCAGCGACGTGCAGCGGGCGTATCCCGGCGCGCTGCTGTACCCGCCGCGCAACCGTCCGGCCAGCAGCACGCCGGCCCCCACTGCCACCCCAGCGCCGGCGACCTCCACTCCTTCCACCCCGGTGCCCGCTGCGGCGGCCCCAGCCCCCAACGGTCCGGTCTACCTGCAGGTCGGGGCCTTCGACCGGGTCGAGAGCGCGCAGAAGCTGGTCGAGCAGCTGCGTGACCTGGGCTACGTGCCCACCGTGAACGCCCCCGAGGGACGTAAGGTGACGGTGGCGGTAGGGCCCTACACCGGCGACGCCCTCACCCGCACCGAGAACCGGCTGGACGCCAACAACCTGGATCACTTCCGGGTGCGCTGA
- a CDS encoding redox-sensing transcriptional repressor Rex has protein sequence MSEIPTAAISRLVTYLRILEQLEGQEIARTSSTDLAERAGVSAFQVRKDLAYFGRFGTRGMGYTVALLKRELVRVLGLNQTWNVVIVGVGRLGQAIANYPGASDYQFQYVGLFDVSPELVGRQVRQLTVRHIDELKDFVRDNKVDMGFLAVPPERAQDAAQALVDAGVRGILNFAPVVIGPRLPEGRPSEGSGQQEIGDEWRAVIVENVDFLAGMKRLAFYIRNPLLKDPTGPETPA, from the coding sequence ATGTCCGAGATCCCCACCGCCGCCATCAGCCGGCTGGTCACCTACCTGCGCATTCTGGAACAGCTTGAAGGGCAGGAGATCGCCCGCACCAGCAGCACCGATCTGGCCGAGCGCGCGGGGGTAAGCGCCTTCCAGGTCCGCAAGGATCTGGCTTATTTTGGGCGCTTCGGAACGCGGGGCATGGGGTACACCGTGGCCCTGCTCAAGCGGGAACTGGTGCGTGTGCTGGGCCTCAACCAGACCTGGAACGTCGTCATCGTCGGCGTGGGCCGGCTGGGACAGGCCATCGCCAACTATCCGGGGGCCAGCGATTACCAGTTTCAGTACGTGGGCCTGTTCGATGTCAGTCCCGAGCTGGTGGGGCGGCAGGTGCGGCAATTGACGGTGCGCCACATAGACGAGCTCAAGGACTTCGTGCGGGACAACAAGGTGGACATGGGGTTTCTGGCCGTGCCACCCGAGCGTGCCCAGGACGCCGCGCAGGCGCTGGTGGACGCCGGGGTACGCGGCATCCTGAACTTTGCTCCGGTGGTCATCGGGCCGCGTCTGCCCGAAGGCCGCCCCTCTGAGGGCAGTGGACAGCAAGAAATTGGTGATGAATGGCGTGCTGTAATCGTCGAGAACGTCGATTTCCTGGCTGGGATGAAGCGGCTCGCCTTCTACATCCGCAATCCCCTCTTGAAAGACCCCACTGGTCCAGAAACCCCCGCTTAG
- a CDS encoding beta strand repeat-containing protein — protein sequence MKIVPRNPILLLLTGTLVACGGGSTPSTPGNNAPTVNIKAGGRAITPDTYLPSRGRLDVSVSDPDIGGSIKKVSYSIDNGAKIELTPAASITLPLPALTGGQHEVAVEATDNAGAVTTIKAPFLIDAAAPTLNTMNLNGQVAAETATLTVGDAALLSVTAQDTRGDTENTPGPVIIRVLESGTLVKSVSGSTMTVDLTKAPSNTARTAGTVIFTVEAQDSVGFVTSRNIAVTFNAASTGDNGGVTAPTFTWLSPASDFVKGGGSVTLRATATRNGQDLSSQIIYTATCGTIAGNIWTLGADCADGSKQSVTATVTDGGRSFSSPAKVITVDASDPTVQIISPQQGQSFTQNPIKISVTGTDAVSGLDRILVEASKDGISYTQVGVVTAASGDVTWAPMSGTYTLRATATDKTGRTSTTTLSGIKVNLTSSDATPPTGNINAPAGDIKGQVALTVTAFDTTTVTDAASGVATVSLYIDGLLSGTQTTGVNRTYTFPTDTTKLSEGNHVVKAVITDNAGNTFTTSEAIVRVNNAAPTVTISNPANGALLGSTSDATVKATATDTTPSDTVTREYSVDGSAFTATVPTLPKTDGTHTVTVRATDTAGNTGTATSTYTYDGTAPTVQITSPTQGQMFTSTPVTINVIGQDSGTGVASVKVYANDGSGEELIGTLGGNGSVTWFPRKTDGTPYIITARATDRAGNASADATVSGVKVQTASTVTIANDPSITVPSANPKGAKFTDSGLAYVRGPLVVSATATTTAPSFSLADLQVDGQTRSSLTAPAAQPTFNFDFDTLNEGLHDVGVRFTDSLGTVGIAKTTVFVDKTAPVITWNTPSLTKAAVDLNATAIDAASSANVTIPVTYSENGKSVAGPITGDGQHTVTANAVDNVGNVGTRTVTFTIDSTDPDIVPALPDDQTNPQQFTTAPITLAATATDATTSVTSIEVLVGLQGQTLTTLGRQNGSSYSAVFTPSVAGDYTVQYIARDAAGNSSTVKRNFRYSAPVEKAPDPKLSVVGGAPYSGNMSVNVSGNYDSLSQVDRTILQITDAKGIIDNSTYVTTQSQATFSIDTTKLANGIAKLSLIAYTKSGLRSISPVTEAEIKNVLKPVLAIAAPSDGAAVTTPSVPVRVTLTRSGDTNFTFTPATVNVDLMDYRGQLIQQKVVSCAASVDAATYTCDTTFDIASLPADTYTVRASAQVTVEGTVQPLSVISRFTSNTVSVNPPAATISFPTAVTLTGGTRVPARIDSGSGFFATVSDNTSIQYVEARIVGPYAEGNIETDGTRQCQASGSIVSGESELNILVLNIPGAALLPYQTQDVFVPKLDIDGSTYVPDSKTGQRYDLRVTTADAEGNRNIQCVPVKVERGLTRPGYTVSTSTSPDAPSPTPGELTFTSGVWTLNNVPANSRVIAVYFANGKQVGTDFFAKTSGAPIRVSQNFSDVGTYSVSWLIEDMSTTAGGSTGVVTSQSGGFINVARNPK from the coding sequence ATGAAAATTGTTCCCCGCAACCCCATTCTTCTCCTTCTGACCGGAACCCTCGTCGCCTGTGGTGGCGGCAGCACCCCCAGCACCCCTGGGAACAACGCGCCCACTGTGAATATTAAGGCCGGTGGCCGCGCCATTACCCCTGATACCTATCTGCCCAGCCGCGGCCGCCTGGACGTCAGCGTCTCCGACCCGGATATCGGCGGCAGCATCAAGAAGGTCAGCTATTCCATTGACAATGGTGCCAAGATCGAATTGACCCCTGCGGCGTCCATTACACTCCCTCTTCCGGCCCTGACCGGCGGACAGCATGAGGTGGCCGTGGAAGCCACGGACAACGCCGGCGCCGTGACGACCATTAAGGCCCCCTTCCTCATTGACGCAGCCGCACCCACCCTGAACACCATGAATCTGAACGGCCAAGTTGCTGCAGAGACCGCCACCTTGACCGTCGGTGACGCCGCTCTGCTCAGCGTTACGGCGCAGGATACCCGCGGCGATACCGAGAATACCCCCGGTCCCGTGATCATCCGTGTGCTGGAAAGTGGCACGCTCGTCAAATCCGTCAGTGGCAGCACCATGACAGTGGACCTGACCAAAGCGCCCAGCAACACGGCCCGCACTGCCGGAACTGTAATCTTCACCGTTGAAGCGCAAGACAGCGTAGGCTTCGTGACCAGCCGCAACATTGCCGTGACCTTCAATGCCGCCAGCACTGGCGACAACGGAGGCGTGACCGCGCCCACCTTCACGTGGCTGAGCCCCGCCAGCGACTTCGTGAAAGGAGGTGGCAGCGTCACTCTGCGGGCCACCGCCACCCGCAACGGCCAGGACCTGAGCAGCCAGATCATCTACACCGCCACCTGCGGCACCATCGCTGGGAACATCTGGACCCTGGGGGCCGACTGCGCCGATGGCAGCAAGCAGAGCGTCACCGCCACCGTCACCGACGGCGGCCGCAGCTTCAGCAGCCCTGCCAAGGTCATCACGGTGGACGCCAGCGACCCCACCGTGCAGATCATCAGCCCCCAGCAGGGCCAGAGCTTCACGCAGAATCCCATCAAGATCAGCGTCACCGGTACCGACGCCGTCAGCGGATTGGACCGCATTCTCGTGGAAGCGAGCAAGGACGGCATCAGCTACACGCAGGTGGGGGTCGTCACGGCGGCCAGCGGCGACGTTACCTGGGCCCCCATGAGCGGCACGTACACCCTGCGCGCCACCGCTACCGACAAGACCGGCCGCACCAGCACCACCACCCTGAGCGGCATCAAGGTCAACCTGACCAGCAGTGACGCGACACCCCCCACCGGGAATATCAATGCTCCTGCTGGCGACATCAAAGGCCAAGTTGCGCTGACGGTGACGGCCTTCGACACCACGACCGTCACAGATGCGGCCAGTGGCGTTGCCACGGTTAGCCTGTACATTGATGGTCTGCTGAGCGGAACCCAGACCACCGGGGTAAACAGGACATACACTTTCCCGACCGACACCACCAAGCTCAGCGAAGGGAATCACGTGGTCAAGGCAGTGATCACCGATAACGCCGGGAACACGTTCACGACCTCCGAAGCGATTGTACGCGTGAACAACGCTGCCCCCACCGTCACCATCAGCAACCCCGCCAATGGCGCGCTGCTGGGCAGCACCAGCGACGCTACCGTGAAAGCAACGGCAACCGACACGACTCCCAGCGACACCGTCACACGGGAGTACAGCGTTGACGGCAGCGCATTCACGGCCACCGTGCCCACCCTGCCCAAGACGGACGGCACACACACTGTCACGGTGCGCGCCACCGACACAGCTGGCAACACCGGCACCGCCACCTCCACCTACACGTACGACGGCACCGCCCCGACCGTGCAGATCACCAGCCCCACCCAGGGCCAGATGTTCACCAGCACCCCGGTGACCATCAACGTGATCGGCCAGGACAGTGGCACTGGCGTCGCCAGCGTCAAGGTGTACGCGAACGACGGCAGTGGCGAAGAACTGATTGGTACGCTCGGCGGAAACGGCAGCGTCACCTGGTTCCCCCGCAAGACGGACGGTACCCCTTACATCATCACAGCGCGAGCCACCGACCGGGCCGGTAACGCCAGCGCCGACGCAACTGTGAGCGGCGTAAAGGTTCAGACGGCGAGCACCGTGACCATCGCCAACGATCCGAGCATCACGGTGCCCAGCGCGAATCCCAAGGGCGCCAAGTTCACCGATTCCGGCCTTGCCTACGTTCGCGGTCCTCTGGTGGTCAGCGCCACGGCCACCACCACCGCCCCCAGCTTCAGTCTGGCTGACCTGCAGGTTGACGGTCAGACGCGCAGCAGTCTCACGGCACCTGCTGCTCAGCCGACATTCAACTTCGACTTCGACACGTTGAACGAGGGCCTGCACGACGTCGGTGTTCGCTTCACTGACTCGCTGGGCACGGTGGGTATTGCCAAAACCACCGTGTTCGTCGACAAGACCGCGCCCGTCATCACCTGGAATACCCCCAGCCTGACAAAGGCAGCCGTCGACCTGAACGCCACGGCAATTGACGCCGCCTCAAGCGCCAATGTGACCATCCCAGTCACGTATAGCGAGAACGGGAAATCCGTCGCAGGCCCGATTACCGGCGACGGTCAGCACACTGTGACTGCCAACGCTGTCGATAACGTCGGCAACGTCGGCACCCGCACCGTGACCTTCACGATCGACTCCACAGACCCGGATATCGTTCCAGCCCTCCCGGATGACCAGACCAATCCACAGCAGTTCACCACTGCGCCCATCACGTTGGCGGCCACGGCTACGGACGCAACCACCAGCGTCACGAGCATCGAGGTGCTCGTGGGCTTGCAGGGCCAGACACTCACGACCCTCGGTCGGCAGAACGGATCTTCATACAGCGCCGTGTTCACCCCATCAGTCGCTGGCGACTACACCGTGCAGTACATCGCCCGTGACGCAGCAGGCAACAGCAGCACCGTCAAGCGGAACTTCCGGTACTCCGCACCCGTCGAGAAGGCTCCAGATCCCAAGCTCTCCGTAGTTGGAGGCGCACCCTACAGCGGCAACATGAGTGTGAACGTCTCGGGGAACTATGACAGCCTGAGTCAGGTTGACCGGACGATTCTGCAGATCACGGATGCCAAGGGAATCATCGATAATTCGACATACGTGACCACACAGTCACAGGCGACCTTCAGCATTGACACGACAAAACTGGCCAACGGGATTGCCAAACTGTCCCTGATCGCGTACACGAAGTCAGGTCTCCGGAGCATCAGCCCAGTGACTGAAGCTGAAATCAAGAACGTCCTCAAACCTGTCCTGGCGATTGCGGCACCCTCTGACGGAGCTGCGGTCACCACGCCCAGCGTGCCGGTCAGGGTCACGCTGACCCGGAGCGGCGACACGAACTTTACCTTCACGCCCGCCACTGTCAACGTCGATCTCATGGATTACCGCGGTCAGCTCATCCAGCAGAAAGTCGTTTCCTGCGCTGCGAGCGTTGACGCCGCCACCTATACCTGTGACACCACCTTCGACATTGCCAGCCTGCCTGCCGATACCTACACCGTGCGCGCTTCTGCTCAGGTAACTGTCGAGGGGACGGTCCAGCCCCTGAGCGTCATCAGTCGCTTCACCTCGAACACGGTCAGCGTGAATCCGCCCGCTGCGACCATCAGCTTCCCCACTGCGGTCACCCTGACCGGCGGCACCCGTGTTCCGGCCAGGATCGACAGCGGTTCGGGCTTCTTCGCCACCGTCAGTGATAACACCAGCATTCAGTACGTCGAGGCGCGGATCGTGGGGCCTTACGCTGAAGGGAACATCGAGACGGACGGCACCCGCCAGTGCCAGGCCAGCGGAAGCATCGTCAGTGGCGAGAGTGAGCTCAATATCCTTGTGTTGAACATTCCCGGTGCGGCCCTGCTGCCTTACCAGACCCAGGATGTCTTCGTTCCGAAACTCGATATTGACGGCTCCACCTACGTGCCGGACAGCAAGACTGGGCAACGTTACGATCTGCGCGTGACCACGGCCGATGCGGAGGGCAACCGGAATATTCAGTGCGTTCCGGTCAAAGTGGAACGCGGCCTGACGCGTCCCGGATACACGGTTTCCACGTCCACCAGCCCGGATGCGCCCAGCCCGACACCGGGTGAACTGACCTTCACCAGTGGCGTCTGGACGCTGAACAACGTACCGGCGAACTCCCGCGTAATTGCGGTGTACTTCGCCAACGGCAAGCAGGTGGGCACCGACTTCTTCGCGAAGACATCCGGGGCACCCATCAGAGTGTCGCAGAATTTCTCGGATGTCGGCACCTACTCGGTTTCCTGGTTGATCGAGGACATGTCGACGACGGCGGGTGGCTCTACGGGCGTGGTGACCAGTCAGTCCGGCGGCTTCATCAACGTGGCCCGTAACCCGAAATAA